Proteins from a genomic interval of Cardiocondyla obscurior isolate alpha-2009 linkage group LG21, Cobs3.1, whole genome shotgun sequence:
- the LOC139110704 gene encoding bromodomain-containing protein 4 isoform X3, with translation MPEIPKLFDLKEKQQRRKLLQRNSARVLRSQEPATQMDTVMVKSKIRTKTTKGTNKKGTHASKSYVKEDPTPPSSTPPVQKKGRQTNNSLASAVGQIVIHTRDEVEDLEKKKGIGNHGENYVSCNYGYKYGYSFGIEEEERCVGMHKVLESVKDHVDAWPFIEPVDEDYAPRYYSVVRRPMDLKTMEEKLENGSYKSLSQFKRDFRLIVDNCRQYNGSDNEYTDMATNLKEAFDKAVSRYLESETSSDEDLTSPRSLVESPTSLSYPSRHLSSSHHNARKRSKKSTKKSKSYKPESKVKSKSNEKVDEDEKRNKSIKVAKKKRGKKKSKKVKEEGSDEDDEEQEDQESEDAISESSVVTSKRRKNIDVNSLLKTKKLPKETEELKTSNKKTSKERHQSKKDSEIVVRSAKETKENKKRKEDFEEDYEPPIIAKSKSRKIEKKELEETTRLTDNVKKSKLKKIEVEENDTIFEESKKQSSHVKTKKNRKREKSNSKAITKSDEKADKGHKQKNKKLKQKNEELKNGELKSQTDSKDVELESALASKHTHISKKLSTLIGNKDVDSLDGLKDKISDRRREEKLKNEKEKQRKAVKGDVHGIYSKKVPSNSSTFHDNDKDSGKRSKSKKSTKEDKIADDAIKKHDPEINENKKSIHAKHAKGSKAEENATIQALNQATEKTLHDINKWLDDAPKLSEFSSGGDSPVLHTSVETNRTGSKIEAARKRPSSMKIFGPHGPSRPKKIQRTIDRLQPGKSKGNLLLKKPLNAPSANANDPASHSTSDNDQSNKDNDEEPKLSLGTVLKNVDSIQLICKSLVSSPNPNLSNDDEEEDHSLAATQASNVKEEKKSHAKEITKTSSTVEEKETTARSTEESQKPKSATPNLSAWFKAFGAPKSKKKDEEAEEATMIKKDGDSQETFSGRQRRLSTGGSSVSESVSSFSQESPPASRASHSPQCQPVITPTEPIRGAGFYQDALSTGSSPYNSPYYATPPRYSAQLPPTPSPQNHPLSPAYPSPYEQPPPVYPQVNAQPPYQSPYQKSSPQDNASEAYSQMSPQRFPQQLPASNQNQSPVYPQHSPQPMQPVYPQSSPQTPPSNYSQPSPQQSATPSYSQPSPQQNAVANYSQPSPQTVASYPQASPQQQQQSPYTQSSPQTPPNYSQPSPHSPYAQSSPQQPTGYNRLSPQPPPANYSQPSPQPPNVYAQPSPQPPSFSPQSSPQTRSSNYSQPSPQPPASYPTPQHDRNYSQSSHQQIQSFSQHSPQASSPFTEPHPSPQPLTNYPVVGQSSPQQPATYSHPLHSPQTPPNYSQLSPQQTSGTATAAAAAAASASSSATAAVNYSQPSPQQSRNYPQSSPQQKSTCNPAQPPQQSPGYSQPSPQQSANYAQLQSSKNSEEYPAQAAAPSANYPQDFKQNPSYIQQSPTVSSSVNEPEHRGEYLKSNTSEKTATGDQQRTFPAQSESLNLNANHQIYQSSSQYPPPYPNSFSNVELQRSASRHGSQQQMQQQQQSASQECSRTSFPEMQPRGFLGKSSSDQLPTPASDQTQLLAFQQNLTTAHEPLYPSGFQPSAYPLPPPNSRPVYPSPHYFDAGSKSAGGGSGGVAVSPSSNPPPMKKRAYESAVSESGARGLSQEGAVPRPSQEQFPNFEPMMALSQPDAVSVSQFDGTPFVGGLADSMATNSAYARLSLSLVGRPPSKEQQQLLTIPRPPPGTKTEHLAAYGRGGPPGPAELEQLNLLQSLQSAVTKNSQGILAMSRRSGESDVRATPVVTMTPTVSQPKTKRSRKSKHPQQQEQSSAAVAATTVTTSGDQSQAAGMPAFPQYAAATAADSIGALKTSTVVPPPAGSAFNFAASASGATAGHAPPFPYDKDATAAAAFAFLTDEFRNPGSYYNMALRQQQHQQQQQQQQQHQQQQQQQQQQQQSQTSMGPPTGSNASGQSTSCNKLGSQPPPRNYPPPHSFLHSAAAAAAAQRSAYAPPVSAYVTPHAPNLTMDQAAYQQYIHTLYALGPPPHHHRPSWL, from the exons ATGCCGGAAATACCGAAATTGTTTgatttaaaagagaaacagCAACGACGTAAACTGTTGCAACGTAATAGCGCGCGAGTGCTTCGTAGCCAGGAACCTGCTACACAGATGGATACAGTCATGGTCAAATCCAAGATCAGGACTAAAACGACCAAAGGGACTAATAAAAAAGGGACGCATGCATCAAAATCTTATGTTAAAGAAGACCCCACTCCGCCATCGTCAACTCCTCCAGTTCAGAAAAAAGGACGGCAAACGAATAATTCTTTGGCATCTGCTGTTGGTCAGATTGTAATTCATACCAGGGACGAAGTAGAAGATttagagaagaaaaagggtaTTGGGAATCACGGAGAAAATTACGTATCTTGTAATTATGGTTACAAATATGGGTATTCGTTTGGCatcgaagaagaagagcgtTGCGTCGGTATGCACAAAGTTCTCGAAAGTGTTAAAGATCACGTGGATGCCTGGCCATTCATTGAGCCCGTGGATGAGGATTATGCGCCaag gtATTACAGCGTGGTACGCAGGCCGATGGATCTCAAAACTATGGAAGAGAAATTGGAAAATGGCTCGTATAAAAGCTTAAGTCAGTTTAAACGCGATTTTCGACTTATCGTCGACAATTGCAGACAATATAATGGCTCGGATAATG aataCACGGACATGGCAACTAATCTTAAGGAAGCCTTTGACAAAGCCGTAAGTCGATATTTAGAATCGGAAACGTCCAGCGACGAAGATCTCACTTCTCCTCGGTCACTGGTCGAATCACCTACATCTTTATCGTACCCCTCACGTCATTTATCCTCTTCGCACCATAACGCACGTAAACGTTCGAAAAAATCAACTAAGAAATCCAAATCTTATAAACCtgaaagtaaagtaaaatctAAGAGCAATGAAAAGGTGGACGAAGATGAAAAGAggaataaaagtattaaagttgcgaaaaaaaaaaggggaaagaagaaaagtaaaaaagtgaaagaggaaggatCGGACGAAGATGACGAAGAGCAGGAAGATCAGGAAAGCGAAGATGCAATATCCGAGTCTAGTGTCGTAACgtcaaaaagaagaaaaaatattgatgTAAATAGTTTACTTAAAACCAAAAAGCTACCTAAAGAAACggaagaattaaaaacgtctaataaaaaaacgagTAAAGAGCGACATCAATCGAAAAAAGACTCGGAAATTGTTGTACGATCTGCCAAAGAAActaaggaaaataaaaagcgaaagGAAGATTTTGAAGAAGATTATGAACCTCcaataattgcaaaaagtaaaagtagaaaaatagaaaagaaagaactgGAAGAAACTACAAGATTGACTGACAATGTGAAGaagagtaaattaaaaaagatagaagTAGAAGAAAATGATACAATATTCGAAGAGAGCAAAAAACAATCTTCACATgttaaaacgaaaaagaatcgtaaaagagaaaagtcCAACTCAAAAGCTATAACCAAGTCTGATGAAAAAGCCGACAAAGGTCACAAGCAAAAgaacaagaaattaaaacagaaGAATGAGGAATTAAAGAACGGAGAGTTAAAAAGTCAAACGGATTCGAAGGACGTAGAATTAGAAAGCGCTTTAGCTTCCAAACATACTCACATCTCCAAGAAGCTTTCTACATTAATTGGTAATAAAGATGTGGACTCGCTTGATGgcttaaaagataaaataagcGATAGAAGACgtgaggaaaaattaaaaaacgaaaaagaaaaacaaagaaaagcgGTGAAAGGTGACGTTCACGGTATCTATTCCAAAAAAGTGCCTTCAAACAGTAGTACTTTCCACGACAATGACAAAGACAGTGGAAAGCGATCAAAGTCGAAGAAAAGTACGAAGGAAGATAAGATTGCGGATGATGCGATTAAAAAACATGATCCCGAAAtcaatgaaaataaaaaaagcattcATGCTAAACATGCCAAAGGATCGAAAGCGGAAGAGAATGCTACGATTCAAGCATTGAATCAAGCGACGGAGAAAACACTTCAC GATATTAACAAGTGGCTCGACGACGCTCCCAAGCTTTCGGAATTCTCCTCTGGCGGGGACTCGCCAGTACTTCATACTTCTGTCGAGACCAATCGAACAGGATCTAAGATCGAAGCTGCGCGTAAGAGACCGAGCTCTATGAAAATATTTGGCCCTCATGGACCAAGTCGACCGAAAAAGATACAACGCACGATCGATCGTTTACAACCTGGGAAAAGCAAGGGAAATTTACTTCTGAAAAAGCCGCTTAATGCGCCGAGCGCTAATGCTAATGATCCCGCGAGCCACTCTACAAGTGATAACGATCAAtcgaataaggataatgatgAAGAACCAAAGCTCAGCTTAGGTACTGTACTGAAAAACGTAGATTCCATCCAATTGATCTGTAAGAGTTTAGTATCGTCACCTAATCCTAATTTATCGAACGACGACGAAGAGGAGGATCACTCTCTCGCTGCAACTCAAGCGTCTAATGtcaaagaggaaaaaaaatcgcacgcTAAGGAAATTACGAAAACGTCGAGCACGGTagaggaaaaagagacgaCGGCTCGATCTACGGAAGAATCACAAAAACCAAAATCTGCCACGCCAAATTTGAGTGCCTGGTTCAAAGCCTTTGGAGCGCCAAAATCAAAAAAGAAGGACGAGGAAGCGGAAGAAGCTacaatgataaaaaaagacgGGGATTCACAGGAGACGTTTAGCGGTAGACAACGACGATTGAGCACCGGTGGAAGCAGTGTCAGCGAATCGGTATCTAGTTTCTCTCAAGAATCGCCGCCAGCCTCCCGTGCATCGCACTCTCCGCAATGCCAGCCCGTGATAACTCCGACCGAACCGATAAGGGGTGCAGGATTTTATCAGGATGCATTGTCAACGGGAAGCAGTCCGTACAATAGTCCTTATTACGCGACTCCACCGAGATACAGCGCGCAATTACCACCCACTCCGTCACCACAAAATCATCCGTTATCTCCAGCTTATCCGTCACCTTACGAACAACCCCCACCTGTCTATCCTCAAGTAAATGCGCAGCCACCGTATCAATCGCCATATCAGAAATCTTCGCCTCAAGATAACGCTAGCGAAGCGTATTCGCAGATGTCTCCGCAACGTTTTCCACAACAATTACCTGCCAGCAATCAGAATCAATCACCTGTTTATCCGCAACACTCTCCGCAACCGATGCAGCCGGTTTATCCTCAATCGTCGCCTCAGACACCGCCGTCAAATTATTCGCAGCCCTCGCCGCAACAATCGGCTACTCCGAGTTATTCGCAACCATCGCCGCAACAGAACGCAGTTGCTAATTATTCTCAGCCCTCGCCCCAAACGGTCGCCAGTTATCCGCAAGCTTCTccgcagcagcaacaacagtcTCCTTATACGCAGTCCTCTCCTCAAACGCCACCGAATTACTCGCAGCCGTCTCCACACTCTCCATATGCGCAGTCCTCTCCTCAGCAGCCCACCGGATACAATCGTCTGTCACCGCAGCCACCGCCTGCTAATTACTCTCAACCTTCGCCTCAACCACCGAATGTGTACGCGCAGCCGTCTCCTCAACCGCCGAGTTTCTCTCCGCAGTCGTCTCCGCAAACACGTTCTTCCAACTACTCGCAGCCGTCGCCGCAGCCTCCGGCCTCCTACCCGACTCCGCAACACGATCGGAATTATTCGCAATCGTCGCACCAGCAAATTCAATCTTTCTCTCAACACTCGCCGCAAGCGTCATCTCCATTCACTGAACCTCATCCGTCGCCGCAACCATTGACCAATTATCCTGTTGTCGGGCAGTCGTCTCCTCAGCAGCCGGCAACGTACTCACATCCGTTACATTCACCGCAGACACCGCCGAATTATTCGCAACTTTCGCCGCAACAAACATCCGGAACGGcgacagcagcagcagcagcagcagcgtCGGCATCGTCGTCGGCGACAGCGGCGGTGAATTATTCACAACCATCGCCTCAACAGTCGCGCAATTATCCACAATCGTCGCCTCAACAAAAATCCACGTGTAATCCCGCACAACCGCCGCAACAATCTCCTGGATATTCGCAGCCTTCTCCGCAACAGTCCGCTAATTATGCTCAGCTTCAATCATCGAAGAACTCGGAGGAATATCCTGCTCAAGCTGCAGCCCCGTCTGCGAATTATCCCCAGGATTTCAAGCAAAATCCTTCGTACATTCAACAGTCGCCTACGGTATCTTCGTCCGTAAACGAGCCTGAACATCGAGGAGAGTATCTTAAATCTAATACTAGCGAAAAGACAGCAACGGGCGATCAACAGCGAACTTTCCCAGCTCAATCGGAATCGTTGAATCTAAATGCGAATCATCAGATTTACCAGTCATCGAGTCAGTATCCACCACCGTATCCAAACAGTTTTTCCAACGTCGAGCTTCAGCGGTCTGCTTCGAGACACGGCAGTCAGCAACAGATGCAACAACAACAGCAATCAGCTTCACAAGAGTGTTCTCGGACCAGTTTTCCCGAGATGCAACCGCGTGGGTTCCTTGGCAAATCGTCCAGCGACCAATTACCTACGCCTGCGTCGGATCAGACGCAATTGTTGGCATTTCAGCAAAATTTGACGACAGCCCACGAGCCACTCTATCCAAGTGGCTTCCAGCCATCCGCTTATCCATTACCGCCACCGAACTCGAGGCCGGTGTATCCTAGTCCGCATTATTTCGACGCTGGTTCCAAGTCCGCTGGTGGGGGCAGTGGCGGGGTGGCCGTATCTCCCTCCAGTAATCCTCCTCCGATGAAGAAACGTGCGTACGAGTCGGCTGTCAGCGAGTCCGGCGCACGTGGTCTTTCACAGGAAGGTGCCGTACCGCGTCCGAGTCAGGAACAGTTTCCGAATTTCGAGCCAATGATGGCTCTTTCGCAGCCTGATGCCGTGTCAGTCAGTCAATTTGACGGCACGCCATTCGTTGGGGGCTTAGCTGACTCTATGGCGACTAATTCGGCGTATGCACGGTTAAGCCTCAGTCTGGTGGGTCGGCCACCGAGTAAGGAGCAGCAACAACTGTTGACTATCCCACGACCACCGCCCGGAACCAAGACGGAGCATCTCGCTGCCTATGGACGAGGTGGCCCGCCTGGTCCTGCCGAACTTGAGCAGCTTAATCTGTTACAGAGTTTACAGAGCGCGGTGACCAAGAATAGTCAAGGTATCCTCGCGATGTCGCGACGATCCGGCGAGAGTGACGTGCGGGCGACGCCTGTCGTTACGATGACGCCCACCGTGTCGCAGCCCAAGACAAAGAGGAGTCGAAAAAGCAAGCATCCGCAGCAGCAGGAACAATCTAGCGCAGCTGTTGCAGCGACGACTGTGACGACGAGCGGCGATCAATCACAAGCGGCAGGGATGCCCGCGTTTCCGCAATATGCGGCCGCGACCGCGGCCGATTCTATCGGCGCCTTGAAGACATCTACGGTGGTCCCACCGCCCGCAGGTAGTGCCTTTAACTTTGCCGCCTCTGCCAGCGGGGCGACCGCCGGCCACGCGCCGCCGTTCCCTTACGACAAAGACGCTACCGCGGCCGCCGCGTTTGCCTTCCTGACGGACGAGTTTCGCAATCCAGGGAGTTACTACAACATGGCTCTACGACAACAACAgcaccagcagcagcagcagcagcaacaacagcaccagcagcagcaacagcagcagcagcagcagcaacagtcGCAGACGTCGATGGGACCGCCGACAGGGAGTAACGCTTCGGGTCAGTCAACATCTTGTAACAAACTCGGCAGCCAGCCACCACCGAGGAATTATCCGCCGCCTCATTCGTTCCTGCACTCAGCCGCAGCTGCCGCCGCAGCCCAGAGATCGGCCTACGCTCCGCCGGTTTCTGCTTACGTGACCCCACACGCGCCCAATTTAACGATGGACCAGGCTGCTTATCAGCAATACATTCACACGCTCTATGCCCTCGGCCCACCGCCGCATCACCATCGACCGTCCTGGCTTTAG